The following are encoded together in the Apus apus isolate bApuApu2 chromosome 7, bApuApu2.pri.cur, whole genome shotgun sequence genome:
- the DPH2 gene encoding 2-(3-amino-3-carboxypropyl)histidine synthase subunit 2, translating to MAAAFSSDGAAALRRELGLAAAAEPRKDLDGFYEMGRAAAFVRDGGFRKVALQFPDRLLADAAAVAARMEASTGAEMYVLGDTTYGSCCVDEVAAEHAGAEAVVHYGPACLSPCRRVPVLHIFGQQPLDVGRCAEAFRELYPDRQSRVVVLSDVVYAHAMGELEQQLCLEYPSIVFSRVVCEDPPGPAPPGEVQQFGRQFPVEAPGGLQDCAMFYVGAEGLALTNFMLTWNRCPFSSFDPTTGCSRRETLNVNRALMRRLYLVERARDARVVGILVGTLGVAGYLAVLQHLRELLRRAGKRSYTLAVGKPNPAKLANFLEVDIFVLVACAQNSLLDSRDFYRPVVTPYELELACNPAREWTGNYLTDFRDLLPGACAHLELPPAVPAAEAAPDVSLITGEMRVTHLCDPPAPQLPPSTALACRDQTRALTQISPAASFLEARSWRGLEQQLGQTPVSKAVQGRRGIAIAYEDERHEQP from the exons ATGGCCGCGGCCTTCAGCAGCGACGGGGCGGCCGCGCTGCGGCGGGAGCTGGGCCTGGCGGCGGCGGCCGAGCCGCGCAAAGACCTCGACGGCTTCTACGAGATGGGCCGGGCCGCCGCCTTCGTGCGGGACGGCGGGTTCCGCAAG GTCGCCCTCCAGTTCCCCGACCGGCTCCTGGCGGACGCGGCGGCGGTGGCGGCCCGAATGGAGGCGTCGACGGGGGCTGAGATGTACGTCCTGGGCGACACCACGTACGGCAG CTGCTGTGTAGACGAGGTGGCCGCCGAACACGCGGGTGCCGAGGCGGTGGTGCACTACGGCCCGGCCTGCCTCAGCCCCTGCAGAAGGGTCCCGGTACTGCACATCTTcgggcagcagcccctggacGTCGGGCGTTGTGCAGAGGCCTTCCGGGAGCTCTACCCCGACCGGCAGAGCCGCGTGGTGGTGCTGAGCGACGTGGTCTACGCCCATGCAATGG GTGAACTGGAACAGCAGTTGTGCCTCGAGTACCCCAGTATCGTTTTCTCCAGGGTGGTGTGTGAGGACCCTCCTGGTCCCGCCCCACCTGGGGAGGTGCAGCAATTTGGCCGCCAGTTCCCAGTGGAGGCGCCGGGAGGGCTCCAGGACTGTGCCATGTTCTACGTGGGAGCTGAGGGCCTGGCCCTCACCAACTTCATGCTGACCTGGAACCGCTGCCCCTTCAGCTCCTTTGACCCCACCACCGGCTGCAGCCGCCGCGAGACCCTCAACGTCAACCGGGCCCTGATGCGACGCCTCTACTTGGTGGAGCGGGCCCGGGACGCCCGGGTGGTGGGCATCCTGGTGGGCACCCTGGGGGTGGCAGGCtacctggctgtgctgcagcacctccGGGAGCTTCTGCGCCGAGCTGGCAAGCGCAGCTACACGCTGGCTGTGGGGAAGCCAAACCCTGCCAAGCTGGCCAACTTCTTGGAAGTGGACATCTTTGTCCTGGTGGCCTGCGCTCAGAACTCCCTGCTGGACTCCAGGGATTTCTACCGGCCTGTTGTGACCCCCTATGAGTTGGAGCTGGCCTGCAACCCAGCCCGCGAATGGACGGGGAACTACCTCACTGACTTCCGAGACCTGCTGCCAG GTGCCTGCGCGCATCTCGAGCTCCCACCAGCCGTCCCTGCGGCAGAGGCTGCTCCCGACGTCTCGCTGATCACGGGGGAGATGCGCGTCACCCACCTCTGCGACCCCCCggccccccagctgccccccagcactgccctggccTGCAGGGACCAGACACGGGCCCTCACCCAGATCAGCCCAGCTG cttctTTCCTGGAGGCCCGCAGCTGGCggggcctggagcagcagctggggcagacGCCCGTCTCCAAGGCTGTGCAGGGCCGACGAGGGATTGCCATTGCCTATGAGGATGAGAGGCATGAGCAACCCTGa